Proteins co-encoded in one Opitutus terrae PB90-1 genomic window:
- a CDS encoding LytR/AlgR family response regulator transcription factor, with product MKVRVLIVDDEPLARSVIRHWLADKRGAEIVGECGNGVAALELLRQQRVDVLFLDVQMPEMDGFALLRRARAIEIPVVIFVTAYDKYALQAFAAHALDYLLKPFDKERFDHAFKRARLALEQVRAAGEYRTRVRALLDTLELPVGEEARAQDRQLVFSSRLALRQDGKIVLVRTSDVHWLEAEGDYVRIHTRERRHLLHDTLSHLATQLDPRLFVRVHRSAVVNVECIRELEPSSNGEFEIVLVDGRRLHSSRTHRDDLLAALGRPAG from the coding sequence ATGAAAGTCCGCGTGCTGATCGTCGACGACGAACCGCTCGCGCGCAGCGTCATCCGACACTGGCTGGCGGACAAACGCGGCGCGGAGATCGTCGGCGAATGCGGCAACGGAGTCGCCGCGCTCGAACTGCTCCGGCAGCAACGGGTCGACGTGCTGTTCCTCGACGTACAGATGCCGGAGATGGATGGCTTCGCGCTGCTCCGCCGGGCCCGCGCGATCGAGATCCCGGTCGTCATCTTCGTGACGGCCTACGACAAATATGCGCTCCAGGCCTTCGCAGCGCATGCGCTCGACTACCTGCTGAAGCCGTTCGACAAGGAGCGCTTCGATCACGCGTTCAAACGCGCCCGGCTCGCGCTCGAGCAGGTGCGCGCCGCCGGCGAGTATCGGACGCGGGTGCGCGCGCTGCTCGACACGCTCGAACTCCCCGTCGGCGAGGAAGCGCGGGCCCAGGACAGGCAGCTCGTGTTCTCCAGCCGGCTCGCGCTCCGGCAGGACGGCAAGATCGTGCTGGTGCGCACGAGCGACGTGCACTGGCTCGAAGCCGAGGGCGACTACGTCCGGATCCACACCCGCGAGCGCCGTCATCTGCTCCACGACACGCTGAGCCACCTTGCCACGCAGCTCGATCCACGGCTGTTCGTCCGCGTGCACCGCTCGGCAGTGGTGAACGTGGAGTGCATTCGCGAGCTGGAGCCTTCGAGCAATGGCGAGTTCGAGATCGTGCTGGTCGATGGCCGGAGACTGCACTCGAGTCGCACGCATCGCGACGACTTGCTGGCAGCGCTCGGACGGCCGGCGGGCTGA
- a CDS encoding APC family permease — protein MPAESPSPLSPESAGLPRRLGGFDATMLIVGDIIGVGIFTTTGLVADAFPHPVWLLLAWLAGGLLTLCGALTLAELGGALPHAGGEYVYLKHAYGRWVGFLNGWTYLTMTSSGSIAAMAVALTSFLPLPSTPLVRGPDWLGGVAVSPAQLFAIAVVVVLSAASYVGVRCGSLLQNFLSVAKIAAVLGLVAAGLWFGHGSWTHFKSATFALPATGLTPAIGAAAIGVLFSYSGWFACTYIAGEIKDPSRNIPRSLIAGTLLATGIYVLVNIVYLYALPIGELRGTVQVGEAAALRLFGGHISTVFTVVMIVTILGSLNSVILTSPRIYYAMARDRLFFQAIGTVHPRFQTPAYSLLLQTALAALLILTGSFAQLLAYVTTAMVLFSILSAAAVFVLRRRRPDLPRPYSLPGYPWVPAIFVGVYSCIFISLIVARPQEAGLGLATVAAGIPVYWLWNRRQPQAHASRPPAPLPVAAVAARQDYPVCSHKEPHETDLA, from the coding sequence ATGCCCGCTGAATCGCCGTCGCCGCTTTCGCCCGAATCCGCCGGTCTGCCGCGGCGGCTGGGCGGTTTCGATGCCACGATGCTGATCGTGGGCGACATCATCGGCGTCGGGATTTTCACCACGACCGGCTTGGTCGCCGACGCGTTTCCTCATCCCGTCTGGCTCCTGCTCGCCTGGCTGGCCGGCGGACTCCTGACCCTGTGCGGCGCCCTCACCCTCGCCGAACTCGGCGGAGCTCTGCCCCACGCCGGCGGCGAATACGTTTATCTCAAACACGCGTACGGGCGGTGGGTCGGATTTTTGAACGGCTGGACTTATCTCACCATGACCAGTTCCGGCTCGATCGCGGCCATGGCGGTCGCGCTCACGTCGTTCCTGCCCCTTCCCTCCACGCCGCTCGTGCGCGGCCCGGACTGGCTCGGGGGCGTGGCGGTCAGCCCGGCGCAGCTTTTCGCCATTGCCGTGGTGGTCGTGCTCTCGGCGGCCAGCTACGTGGGCGTCCGCTGCGGCAGCTTGCTGCAGAATTTTCTCAGCGTCGCCAAGATCGCCGCCGTGCTCGGGCTCGTGGCCGCCGGCCTCTGGTTCGGCCACGGATCGTGGACGCATTTCAAGTCCGCGACCTTCGCCCTTCCCGCCACCGGACTCACGCCGGCGATCGGTGCCGCCGCGATCGGAGTGTTGTTCTCCTACTCCGGCTGGTTCGCCTGCACCTACATCGCTGGAGAAATCAAAGATCCTTCGCGGAACATCCCCCGCTCGCTGATCGCCGGCACCCTGCTCGCAACCGGCATCTATGTCCTCGTCAACATCGTCTATCTTTACGCGCTTCCGATCGGCGAGCTCCGCGGCACGGTGCAGGTGGGCGAAGCCGCGGCCCTGCGGCTGTTCGGCGGCCACATCTCGACGGTCTTCACCGTCGTGATGATCGTCACGATTCTGGGATCGCTCAACTCCGTGATCCTCACGTCGCCGCGAATCTACTACGCGATGGCGCGCGACCGGCTGTTTTTCCAGGCGATCGGCACGGTGCATCCGCGTTTCCAGACCCCCGCGTATTCCCTGCTTCTGCAAACGGCGCTCGCCGCGCTGCTGATTCTCACCGGCTCGTTCGCGCAGCTCCTCGCCTACGTGACGACCGCCATGGTGTTGTTCTCCATCCTCAGCGCCGCCGCCGTCTTCGTGCTGCGCCGCCGCCGGCCCGATCTGCCCCGCCCCTACTCGCTCCCGGGTTATCCGTGGGTGCCGGCGATCTTCGTCGGCGTCTACAGTTGCATCTTCATCAGCTTGATCGTGGCCCGCCCCCAGGAGGCGGGCCTCGGACTGGCTACCGTTGCCGCCGGCATTCCGGTCTACTGGCTCTGGAATCGCCGGCAGCCGCAGGCTCACGCGAGCCGCCCGCCGGCACCGCTGCCGGTCGCGGCGGTAGCCGCGCGGCAAGACTACCCTGTTTGCAGCCACAAGGAACCCCATGAAACTGATCTCGCCTAA
- a CDS encoding class I SAM-dependent methyltransferase, with the protein MKLISPKLQFALALLALASAPVLGAAPNDTEQQAWDDFVAWVKVQPGVPNRSEWQRYQEKLVADGFTAEAAGARMGLLGKLRATHGSDLGRVYFNRLYAARDHSRFIATPNTFLVDVAKTLQPGKALDVAMGQGRNAVYLAALGWDVTGVDLADEGLRIAQENAAAAGTKLTTVNKSFEEFDYGEAQWDLICFIYTDAPVIDPVYVARIIKALKPGGLLLIERPHRRLDVEDPELGALLPKDFPNALPRAWDGLRILRYEDLLGVSDWQQTSANREQLKLRIIRLLAEKR; encoded by the coding sequence ATGAAACTGATCTCGCCTAAACTCCAATTCGCGCTCGCCCTGCTCGCGCTGGCCAGCGCCCCCGTCCTCGGCGCAGCGCCGAACGACACCGAACAGCAGGCGTGGGACGACTTCGTCGCCTGGGTCAAAGTGCAACCCGGCGTGCCCAATCGTTCCGAGTGGCAGCGCTATCAGGAGAAGCTCGTCGCTGACGGCTTCACGGCTGAAGCGGCCGGTGCCCGCATGGGCTTGCTGGGTAAGCTGCGCGCAACCCACGGCTCGGACTTGGGCCGCGTGTATTTCAACCGGCTCTACGCCGCGCGTGATCACTCGCGCTTCATCGCCACGCCGAACACGTTCCTTGTCGACGTCGCGAAAACGCTCCAGCCTGGCAAGGCGCTGGACGTGGCGATGGGCCAGGGTCGCAACGCCGTCTATCTCGCCGCGCTCGGCTGGGATGTGACCGGCGTCGACCTGGCGGACGAGGGGCTGCGTATCGCCCAGGAGAACGCTGCCGCCGCCGGCACCAAGCTCACGACCGTCAACAAATCGTTCGAGGAATTCGACTACGGCGAGGCGCAGTGGGATTTGATTTGTTTCATCTACACCGACGCCCCGGTCATCGATCCGGTGTATGTCGCCCGCATCATCAAGGCCCTGAAACCTGGCGGCCTGCTCCTGATCGAACGCCCGCATCGTCGGCTCGACGTCGAGGATCCGGAGCTCGGCGCGCTTCTGCCCAAGGATTTCCCCAACGCGCTGCCGCGCGCCTGGGATGGGCTGAGAATCCTGCGCTACGAGGATCTTCTCGGGGTCTCCGACTGGCAACAGACCAGCGCCAACCGTGAGCAGCTCAAGCTCCGCATCATTCGGCTGCTGGCGGAAAAGAGGTGA
- the smc gene encoding chromosome segregation protein SMC, with product MYLKALKLHGFKSFADPTMLRFEPGVTAVVGPNGCGKSNIADSIRWVLGEQSAKALRGGKMQDVIFEGADTRKPAQMCEVSLLLTECEKQLGSEYHEIEITRRVYRDGQSEYFFNGQACRLKDIQKLFMDTGIGRTSYSIMAQGQIDLILSSKPEERRSVFEEAAGITKYKSQRREAMNKLALTDQNLARVADVIGEVGRQIGSLRRQASKAMRYKRLSFRLRHLSLAWSAYHHAQLAATLAELESKVHVLRDEANARRANLEQQQGALESKKTERSRLNQRVQDAQQAVFDVRSQREQAENQANLAHIKRAGLEDRLGSSRTNLEELEMQLREVTAQADSGAQDKQMQLGLLGSSDAVFQQRNRELAIVEGELTKLEQELNQAKFQLLQIESSVARLRTDCSGYEVDQKTSVHRHDMLAQELEGVRQQLAEATQVAAEHETKVEAALAEKSRTNNAAAAAQQAITDLTREFRDAQRKLQEVDRQLAQRTARLRLLQQLQERWEGFGEGAKAVLQGRLDGALAGAKVSPITHGLAVKPEFGKAVEAILGAAAEAISVSDLETAQRILAQLEQEQIGSAVLRVNELRAERPELSAELPAGLTPAVQALAEMDPAHPALGVLSECYVADDLGAFLNFWKANPAFAFLAVATRKGDLVDRRGFVYGGHHSTKRSANSIVQREIDLRETARLLAEEQKVHDEQKAVIDALNARLAEAEQALEQRRTDVLTATQNLAAAQADQRGAQRNAEDIANRVERMEREVAGLEQARNEAQARWQKAQATLTTAEAEAAAQREKIQQAEVRLNELRADRDVKRESLAQARLELAERRQKVEVLDRGLGEMERRRGQLSELLIQRQQEIETWSEQIGQLERESAEQRERSTQLAETLTVAQQQVETVRAELVELERAISGLEGAQISLHTQSEAAHDQLSAHEVKLAETRQRTQFLVEEVTREYQTDIGTLDWKQQLWHADDEPEGVKPIDLDEDEDEAGEAKEAEQPLSITSAVAEVGDPGHNGDEPAQVVASAQPAPTKRRRKPKGPKGEPTEADLAALDSTDWDAIKTEADALRSRIGSMGAVNLVAIEEYAELKQRFDFLQGQSNDLTTAKAELLKAIDEINQTSQRQFELTFEQIKKNFEYTFHTLFGGGRAHLELVQAEDILESGIEIVAQPPGTKLKGITLLSGGQKTLTAVALLFALYMVKPSPFCLLDELDAPLDESNIGRFTDLLKKFVESSQFIIITHNKRTVSAARAIYGVTMEERGVSKTVSMKFNAERGEPEAHPQNIAQAVTRTVQAVPAVPAVPVAG from the coding sequence ATGTATCTAAAGGCGCTCAAGCTTCACGGTTTTAAGTCCTTTGCCGATCCCACCATGCTCCGTTTCGAGCCCGGAGTGACCGCGGTGGTCGGACCCAATGGCTGTGGTAAATCCAACATCGCGGATTCGATCCGCTGGGTGCTGGGCGAGCAGAGCGCGAAGGCATTGCGCGGCGGGAAAATGCAGGACGTGATCTTCGAGGGCGCGGACACGCGGAAGCCAGCGCAGATGTGCGAAGTCTCGCTGCTGTTGACCGAGTGCGAGAAACAGCTGGGCAGCGAGTATCACGAGATCGAAATCACGCGCCGGGTGTACCGCGACGGGCAGAGCGAGTATTTCTTCAACGGCCAGGCGTGCCGGTTGAAGGACATCCAGAAACTTTTCATGGACACCGGCATCGGCCGGACGAGCTACTCGATCATGGCGCAGGGCCAGATCGATTTGATCCTGTCGTCCAAGCCGGAGGAACGGCGTTCGGTGTTCGAGGAAGCGGCGGGAATCACGAAATACAAGAGCCAGCGGCGCGAGGCGATGAACAAGCTCGCGCTGACCGACCAGAATCTCGCGCGCGTGGCCGACGTCATCGGTGAGGTCGGTCGACAGATCGGCAGCCTGCGCCGGCAGGCCTCGAAGGCGATGCGCTACAAGCGGCTGAGCTTTCGCCTGCGGCACCTGAGTCTGGCGTGGAGCGCGTATCATCATGCGCAGTTGGCCGCGACGCTCGCGGAATTGGAGAGCAAAGTGCACGTCCTCCGCGACGAAGCGAACGCGCGGCGGGCGAATCTCGAGCAGCAACAGGGCGCGCTGGAGTCGAAGAAAACGGAGCGCAGCCGGCTGAATCAGCGTGTGCAGGACGCGCAGCAGGCGGTGTTCGACGTCCGTTCGCAACGGGAACAGGCGGAGAACCAGGCCAACCTGGCGCACATCAAGCGCGCGGGGTTGGAGGACCGGTTGGGTTCATCACGCACGAATCTTGAGGAGCTGGAGATGCAGTTGCGCGAAGTCACCGCGCAGGCGGATTCCGGCGCGCAGGACAAGCAGATGCAGCTTGGGCTGCTGGGCAGCAGCGATGCGGTGTTCCAGCAACGGAACCGCGAGCTCGCGATCGTCGAGGGCGAGTTGACCAAACTGGAACAGGAGCTGAATCAGGCGAAGTTCCAGCTGCTGCAGATCGAGAGCAGCGTGGCCCGGCTGCGGACGGATTGCTCCGGCTACGAAGTCGACCAGAAGACCAGCGTCCACCGGCACGACATGCTCGCGCAGGAGCTGGAGGGCGTGCGGCAGCAACTCGCGGAGGCGACGCAGGTCGCCGCGGAGCACGAGACGAAAGTCGAGGCGGCGCTGGCGGAAAAATCGCGGACGAACAACGCGGCCGCGGCGGCGCAGCAGGCGATCACGGATCTGACGCGCGAGTTTCGCGACGCGCAGCGCAAGCTGCAGGAAGTCGACCGGCAGCTCGCGCAGCGGACCGCGCGACTGCGGCTGTTGCAGCAATTGCAGGAACGCTGGGAAGGTTTTGGCGAGGGCGCGAAAGCGGTGCTGCAGGGCCGGCTCGACGGCGCGCTGGCCGGCGCGAAAGTCAGCCCGATCACGCACGGACTCGCGGTGAAACCGGAGTTCGGCAAGGCCGTCGAGGCGATCCTCGGCGCCGCAGCGGAAGCAATCAGTGTCAGCGATCTGGAAACGGCGCAGCGGATTCTGGCGCAGCTCGAGCAGGAGCAGATTGGCTCGGCGGTGTTGCGGGTGAACGAGCTGAGAGCTGAGCGCCCGGAGCTGAGTGCCGAGTTGCCGGCGGGGTTGACGCCGGCGGTGCAGGCGCTCGCGGAAATGGATCCGGCGCATCCCGCGCTCGGCGTGCTCAGCGAGTGCTATGTGGCCGACGACCTGGGGGCGTTCCTGAATTTCTGGAAGGCGAATCCCGCCTTCGCGTTTCTCGCGGTGGCGACACGCAAGGGTGACCTCGTGGACCGGCGCGGTTTCGTCTACGGCGGACACCACAGCACGAAACGTTCGGCAAACAGCATCGTGCAACGCGAGATCGACCTGCGCGAAACCGCGCGGCTGCTGGCGGAGGAGCAGAAGGTGCACGACGAGCAGAAGGCCGTCATCGATGCGCTGAACGCGCGGCTGGCCGAGGCGGAGCAGGCGCTCGAACAGCGCCGCACCGACGTGCTTACGGCCACGCAGAATCTGGCCGCGGCGCAGGCCGACCAGCGCGGCGCGCAGCGCAACGCCGAGGACATTGCGAATCGGGTCGAGCGGATGGAGCGGGAGGTTGCCGGGCTGGAGCAGGCGCGGAACGAGGCGCAGGCACGCTGGCAGAAGGCGCAGGCGACGCTGACCACCGCCGAGGCCGAGGCCGCTGCGCAACGCGAGAAGATTCAACAAGCGGAGGTCCGGCTCAACGAACTGCGCGCGGATCGCGATGTGAAACGCGAGTCGCTCGCGCAGGCCCGGCTGGAGCTGGCGGAACGGCGGCAGAAGGTCGAGGTGCTCGACCGCGGGCTCGGGGAAATGGAGCGCCGGCGCGGGCAGTTATCGGAGCTCCTGATTCAGCGGCAGCAGGAAATCGAGACCTGGAGCGAGCAGATCGGTCAGCTCGAGCGCGAGAGCGCCGAGCAGCGCGAGCGGAGCACCCAGCTGGCGGAAACGTTGACCGTTGCTCAGCAGCAGGTCGAAACGGTGCGAGCTGAGTTGGTGGAGCTCGAGCGAGCGATCAGCGGCTTGGAAGGCGCGCAGATTTCGCTGCACACGCAGTCGGAGGCCGCGCACGACCAGTTGAGCGCGCACGAGGTGAAACTCGCCGAGACGCGCCAGCGAACCCAGTTCCTCGTGGAGGAAGTTACCCGCGAGTATCAGACCGACATCGGTACGCTGGATTGGAAACAGCAGCTCTGGCACGCCGACGACGAGCCGGAAGGCGTGAAGCCGATCGATCTCGATGAGGACGAGGACGAGGCGGGAGAAGCCAAGGAAGCGGAGCAGCCGCTGTCGATCACGTCGGCGGTTGCCGAGGTCGGCGACCCCGGCCACAACGGAGATGAACCGGCCCAGGTCGTTGCATCGGCGCAACCGGCGCCGACAAAGCGTCGGCGGAAGCCGAAGGGGCCGAAGGGCGAGCCGACCGAAGCGGACCTGGCGGCGCTGGACAGCACGGACTGGGATGCGATCAAGACCGAGGCCGACGCGTTGCGTTCGCGGATCGGCAGCATGGGTGCGGTCAATCTCGTCGCGATCGAAGAATACGCCGAGTTGAAGCAACGGTTCGATTTCCTGCAGGGGCAGTCGAACGACCTGACCACCGCGAAGGCCGAGTTGCTGAAGGCGATCGACGAGATCAACCAGACCTCACAACGACAGTTCGAGCTCACGTTCGAGCAGATCAAAAAGAACTTCGAGTACACGTTCCACACGCTCTTCGGCGGTGGCCGGGCGCATCTGGAACTCGTGCAGGCCGAGGACATCCTCGAGAGCGGCATCGAGATCGTGGCGCAGCCGCCAGGCACGAAGCTCAAGGGCATCACGCTGCTCTCTGGTGGCCAGAAGACGCTGACCGCGGTCGCGCTGTTGTTCGCGCTTTACATGGTCAAGCCGTCGCCCTTCTGCCTGCTCGACGAGCTCGATGCGCCGCTCGACGAATCGAACATCGGCCGGTTCACCGACCTGTTGAAGAAATTCGTCGAGTCGTCGCAGTTCATCATCATCACGCATAACAAGCGGACGGTCTCGGCGGCGCGCGCGATCTATGGGGTGACGATGGAGGAGCGCGGCGTCTCGAAGACGGTGTCGATGAAGTTCAACGCCGAGCGCGGCGAGCCCGAGGCGCATCCGCAGAACATCGCGCAAGCGGTCACGCGGACCGTGCAAGCCGTGCCGGCGGTGCCTGCGGTGCCGGTGGCAGGGTAG
- a CDS encoding GNAT family acetyltransferase: protein MTIRAYRDADEKAVVGLWRACGLVRPQNDPRKDIRRKLKVNPEWFLVGEHDGRVVASAMVGYEGHRGWINYLAVEPRFQRTGFGRALMDEAERILRAAGCPKINLQVRTNNEAAVAFYRQLGFAVDDVVSLGKRLEVD from the coding sequence ATGACCATCCGCGCCTACCGCGACGCCGACGAAAAAGCCGTGGTGGGGTTATGGCGCGCGTGCGGACTCGTCCGGCCGCAGAACGATCCGCGCAAGGACATCCGTCGCAAGCTGAAGGTGAATCCCGAGTGGTTTCTCGTGGGCGAGCACGATGGGCGCGTGGTGGCGAGCGCGATGGTGGGCTACGAAGGCCATCGCGGTTGGATCAACTATTTGGCGGTCGAGCCGCGATTCCAGCGCACGGGGTTTGGCCGAGCGTTGATGGACGAAGCGGAGCGAATCCTGCGCGCCGCGGGATGTCCGAAGATCAACTTGCAGGTGCGCACGAACAACGAGGCGGCGGTGGCGTTTTACCGGCAGCTCGGCTTCGCGGTGGACGATGTCGTCAGTCTCGGCAAGCGGCTCGAAGTCGACTGA
- a CDS encoding DHA2 family efflux MFS transporter permease subunit encodes MPTDAPSCDTVTAETRKYLPWLVAVALFMENLDATIVNTAVPTMALNLEVAPLSLKAVLTSYTLSLAVFIPISGWLADRFGTCRIFRLAVVLFLLGSLACGLAPNVPALVGARILQGLGGAMMTPVGRLALVRAFPRSEMLRTMNYVVIPALLGPLLGPFVGGLIVHWMSWRVIFFLNIPLALGGLWMIKRYMPDFRDEQVAPLDRTGFVLFGVGVALLSYVLEVFGEHTLPGQDIAFMLLLSLGLLAAYGWHATRDEAPVLDLALFKVRTFRLSVAGGFATRLGVGGMPFLLPLLYQIGLGYAPWQAGLLVMPQALAAMGMKLISRPILGRFGHRTILLTNTVLLGLTIMIFTQVGPGTPWWAIIALSFLQGFFSSLQFTSMNSLVYADVHDRKASRASSIASTAQQLSLSFGVAFGSLLAAWFLGNVDQHDPTQAIPALHKAFFALGAVTIISSATFWGLHPNDGNNVSNRGSRQPPGTEVNIASDAAAPVTK; translated from the coding sequence ATGCCCACGGACGCGCCGAGTTGCGACACCGTTACCGCCGAAACCCGGAAATACCTCCCGTGGCTCGTCGCGGTCGCATTGTTCATGGAGAACCTCGACGCGACGATCGTGAACACCGCGGTGCCGACAATGGCCCTGAATCTCGAGGTCGCGCCGCTCAGCCTCAAGGCGGTGCTCACGAGCTACACGTTGAGCCTCGCCGTGTTCATTCCGATCAGCGGCTGGCTCGCGGATCGGTTCGGGACGTGTCGGATCTTCCGGCTCGCCGTTGTCCTTTTCCTGCTCGGCTCGCTGGCTTGCGGACTGGCGCCCAACGTGCCCGCACTCGTCGGCGCGCGGATTCTCCAGGGACTCGGCGGCGCGATGATGACCCCGGTGGGCCGGCTCGCGCTGGTGCGCGCGTTTCCCCGTTCCGAGATGCTGCGGACGATGAACTACGTCGTCATTCCCGCGCTGCTCGGGCCGCTGCTGGGGCCGTTCGTCGGCGGGCTGATCGTGCACTGGATGTCCTGGCGCGTGATCTTCTTTCTCAACATTCCGCTGGCGCTCGGCGGGCTGTGGATGATCAAGCGTTACATGCCGGATTTCCGCGACGAGCAGGTCGCGCCACTCGATCGCACCGGGTTCGTGCTGTTCGGCGTGGGCGTGGCGCTGCTCTCGTATGTGCTCGAGGTGTTCGGCGAACACACGCTGCCGGGGCAGGACATCGCGTTCATGCTGCTGCTGTCGCTCGGGCTGCTCGCCGCCTATGGCTGGCACGCAACGCGCGACGAAGCGCCGGTGCTCGACCTGGCGCTGTTCAAGGTCCGCACGTTTCGGCTGTCCGTCGCCGGCGGCTTTGCCACTCGGCTCGGCGTCGGTGGAATGCCGTTCCTGCTGCCGCTGCTTTATCAAATCGGGCTCGGGTACGCGCCGTGGCAGGCCGGACTGCTGGTCATGCCGCAGGCCCTCGCCGCGATGGGCATGAAGCTCATCAGCCGGCCGATCCTCGGACGTTTCGGCCACCGTACGATCCTGCTCACCAACACCGTGCTGCTCGGGCTGACGATCATGATCTTCACGCAGGTCGGACCCGGCACGCCTTGGTGGGCGATCATCGCGCTCAGTTTCCTGCAGGGCTTCTTCTCGTCGCTCCAGTTCACGAGCATGAACTCGCTCGTGTATGCCGACGTGCACGACCGAAAGGCGAGCCGCGCCAGCAGCATCGCTTCGACAGCCCAGCAGCTCTCGCTCAGCTTCGGCGTCGCGTTCGGCTCGCTGCTCGCGGCCTGGTTCCTGGGCAACGTGGATCAGCACGATCCGACCCAAGCGATCCCCGCGTTGCACAAGGCGTTCTTCGCGCTGGGTGCGGTGACGATCATCTCCTCGGCCACCTTCTGGGGTCTGCATCCAAACGACGGCAACAACGTCAGCAACCGCGGCTCGCGCCAGCCGCCCGGCACCGAGGTCAACATCGCGAGCGACGCCGCCGCGCCCGTCACCAAGTAG
- a CDS encoding FAD-binding oxidoreductase: protein MLCRRLGARIVATDEASRFAASFDASKISFLPAAVVKPRREAEIGVVLELANRYRVPVTVRGRGTTLMGSAAPVRGGWVIDLLGLNQIRIDAVAGLAHVQCGAKVADVQRAAAEAGWFYPPDPSSKEYCTIGGNIACNAGGMHGGKYGVTRDFVVALRGFLPTGEAVEWGTATKKFAAGFNLRDLWIGSEGMLGVVAGAVLKLIPQPATRWTLLTSFRDEQHAIESILRLFHQRVQPAICEFLDRESVRCAESAMQTTIFPGQAGRPVILLEFAGGAAEVREHKRQVLAWAAEHAAGYRAARNREEAEQLWTVRRKCSGAMFELGDAKLNEDVVLPMKNYVAFFRFLQRLKRTSGLPIPTFGHLADGNLHVNIMYHRADPKETRAAEAAVESLMRTVVKLGGAISGEHGIGLAKTPFLRVQHGPAEVKAMQAVKRALDPNGILNPGKMFEEVRIWKYPRLNVHLPWDHK, encoded by the coding sequence TTGCTCTGCCGCCGCCTCGGTGCGCGCATCGTCGCGACGGATGAGGCGTCGCGGTTCGCGGCGTCGTTCGACGCCAGCAAGATTTCGTTCCTGCCAGCGGCGGTCGTGAAGCCGCGTCGCGAAGCCGAGATCGGCGTCGTGCTCGAGTTGGCGAACCGGTATCGCGTCCCGGTGACGGTCCGCGGACGCGGCACGACGTTGATGGGCTCGGCTGCGCCGGTGCGCGGAGGCTGGGTCATCGACCTGCTCGGGCTGAATCAAATCCGGATCGATGCCGTGGCCGGACTGGCGCACGTGCAGTGCGGCGCGAAAGTGGCGGACGTGCAACGCGCGGCCGCGGAGGCAGGCTGGTTTTATCCGCCGGATCCTTCGTCGAAGGAATACTGCACGATCGGCGGCAACATCGCCTGCAACGCCGGCGGCATGCACGGCGGCAAGTATGGAGTGACGCGGGACTTCGTCGTGGCATTGCGCGGGTTCCTGCCGACCGGCGAAGCGGTCGAGTGGGGCACCGCGACCAAGAAGTTCGCGGCGGGTTTCAATCTGCGCGATCTCTGGATCGGGAGCGAAGGGATGCTGGGCGTCGTCGCGGGCGCGGTGCTGAAACTGATTCCGCAGCCGGCGACGCGCTGGACGCTGCTCACGTCGTTCCGCGACGAGCAGCATGCGATCGAGTCGATCCTGCGGTTGTTTCATCAACGCGTGCAGCCGGCGATCTGCGAATTTCTCGATCGCGAGAGCGTGCGCTGCGCGGAGAGTGCGATGCAGACCACGATCTTTCCCGGCCAGGCGGGCCGGCCGGTGATCCTGCTGGAATTCGCCGGCGGGGCGGCCGAGGTGCGCGAGCACAAGCGACAGGTGCTGGCGTGGGCGGCGGAACACGCGGCCGGCTACCGGGCGGCACGGAATCGCGAGGAGGCGGAACAGTTGTGGACCGTGCGGCGCAAATGCTCGGGCGCGATGTTCGAGCTGGGCGACGCCAAACTGAACGAGGACGTCGTGCTGCCGATGAAAAACTACGTGGCGTTCTTCCGGTTTCTGCAGCGGTTGAAGCGCACGTCGGGTTTGCCGATCCCCACCTTCGGGCACCTGGCGGACGGCAATTTGCACGTGAACATCATGTATCACCGCGCCGATCCGAAGGAGACCCGTGCGGCTGAAGCTGCGGTGGAATCGTTGATGCGGACGGTGGTGAAGCTAGGGGGAGCGATTTCCGGCGAGCACGGGATCGGTCTCGCGAAAACGCCGTTCCTGCGCGTGCAGCACGGGCCGGCCGAGGTGAAGGCGATGCAGGCGGTGAAGCGCGCACTGGATCCGAACGGGATTCTGAATCCGGGCAAGATGTTCGAAGAGGTGCGGATCTGGAAGTATCCGCGGCTCAACGTGCACCTGCCGTGGGATCACAAATGA